The Pedobacter roseus genome contains a region encoding:
- a CDS encoding alpha-E domain-containing protein — MLSRVASSLYWLSRYVERSDGMLRMLKINYASSQDTIQEFTWKPVIRIFSSDDENELLNIQHDSRAVIEYLLLNRENPNSILNIVTLARENARSVQEHIPKDLWQCLNEYYHAVKDEKLLWYVQKDDPITALDVLIKQVMLYHGTADSVMERGESRSFMKIGKHLERSIQSIDILDIKFSSISSNPDLLTDIAYWKHLLLSLGGYELYLKTYRQGFDAKNIIELVMLNNDFPRSALYAMNNIERYFNRLKSESNIEHYNNLSFKIGRLKSMITYSSVNTMNEEQLHHYLTEIRAELFGIGNLLNEYYFANS, encoded by the coding sequence ATGTTAAGTAGAGTTGCATCAAGCCTATATTGGCTAAGCAGATATGTGGAGCGTAGCGATGGGATGCTGCGCATGTTAAAAATAAATTACGCTTCCTCGCAGGATACCATACAGGAATTTACCTGGAAGCCCGTGATCAGGATTTTTTCATCAGACGACGAAAACGAGTTATTAAATATCCAGCACGATAGCCGGGCCGTAATTGAATACCTTTTGCTAAACCGTGAAAACCCAAATTCGATTTTAAACATCGTTACGCTTGCCCGTGAGAATGCAAGAAGTGTTCAGGAACATATTCCGAAAGACCTATGGCAGTGTTTAAACGAATATTACCATGCGGTAAAGGATGAAAAATTATTGTGGTATGTGCAAAAGGATGATCCTATCACGGCATTAGATGTTTTGATTAAACAGGTAATGTTATACCATGGCACAGCGGATAGCGTAATGGAGCGCGGCGAAAGCAGAAGTTTTATGAAAATCGGGAAACACCTGGAGAGAAGTATCCAATCTATCGATATCCTGGATATCAAATTCAGTTCCATCAGCAGCAATCCTGATTTATTAACCGATATTGCCTACTGGAAACACTTATTATTATCTTTAGGTGGTTATGAATTATATTTAAAAACCTACCGGCAGGGTTTTGACGCGAAAAACATCATCGAACTGGTGATGCTCAACAATGATTTTCCGCGTTCGGCTTTGTACGCCATGAACAATATTGAAAGGTATTTTAACCGGTTAAAGAGCGAAAGCAACATTGAGCATTATAATAATTTATCATTTAAAATAGGTCGCCTAAAAAGTATGATTACCTATAGTTCGGTAAATACCATGAACGAAGAACAGCTTCACCATTACCTTACTGAAATCAGGGCCGAACTTTTCGGCATCGGAAACCTGTTAAATGAGTATTATTTCGCTAATTCATAA
- a CDS encoding transglutaminase family protein, whose protein sequence is MPIFKIKHITNYKYELPVRDSANQIILFPIKDDYQKVVKHDLNISGSPEIEIFIDYYGNEVGTFTQNEPHTQLKIFSKVSVETFAKPLPQDDMFSSEQWNSLDMLKYEVPYIDYLRQESFDGINQLKATALGIKEPDDTPYQTAIKYCADVFNNFEYIKGVTAVDTTIEEILKLKAGVCQDFAHVLTAMLRLTGIPARYVSGYICPNRDGMRGEGATHAWAEAYLPEYGWLGLDPTNNCIVNENHVRLAVGRNFTDCSPVKGVYKGGFEHIMEVNVSVGYNDEDFNDHETYFQPKEVNYTKPTGTISTVRTKNSYQQYMEAMQQQQQQQ, encoded by the coding sequence ATGCCAATTTTCAAAATCAAACACATCACCAACTATAAATACGAATTGCCTGTTCGCGATAGTGCCAATCAGATTATTTTGTTCCCGATTAAGGATGACTATCAAAAAGTAGTTAAACACGACCTGAATATCTCCGGAAGTCCGGAGATTGAAATATTTATCGATTATTACGGCAATGAGGTGGGTACTTTCACGCAAAACGAGCCACACACACAACTAAAAATCTTCTCGAAGGTAAGCGTAGAAACTTTTGCAAAACCCTTACCGCAGGATGATATGTTTAGCAGCGAGCAATGGAACAGCCTCGATATGCTTAAATATGAGGTACCCTATATCGATTATTTACGGCAGGAAAGTTTTGATGGCATTAATCAACTTAAAGCAACCGCTCTGGGTATTAAAGAGCCTGATGACACCCCTTATCAAACCGCTATAAAATACTGCGCGGATGTTTTCAACAATTTCGAATACATTAAAGGCGTAACGGCAGTTGATACCACCATCGAAGAAATTTTGAAACTGAAAGCAGGCGTTTGTCAGGATTTTGCACATGTATTAACCGCTATGTTGCGTTTAACAGGCATCCCGGCACGGTATGTTAGTGGCTATATCTGCCCTAACAGAGATGGCATGCGGGGCGAAGGTGCAACCCATGCCTGGGCGGAAGCTTACCTGCCCGAATATGGCTGGTTAGGTTTAGACCCGACCAATAATTGTATTGTGAACGAAAACCACGTGCGTTTGGCGGTTGGACGTAACTTTACCGATTGCTCACCCGTAAAAGGCGTTTACAAAGGTGGTTTTGAACATATTATGGAAGTAAATGTATCAGTAGGCTACAATGATGAAGACTTCAACGATCATGAAACGTATTTCCAGCCGAAAGAAGTGAATTATACCAAACCTACCGGAACAATAAGCACTGTAAGAACTAAAAATAGCTACCAGCAGTATATGGAAGCGATGCAACAACAGCAGCAACAGCAGTAG